One genomic region from Chrysemys picta bellii isolate R12L10 chromosome 16, ASM1138683v2, whole genome shotgun sequence encodes:
- the KMT2A gene encoding histone-lysine N-methyltransferase 2A isoform X7 has product MCRRSWKDEQFLGFGSDEEVKVQSPTKSPTVKSSPRKPRRRPRSSPDPSSAAHSDSSSVCSPLSKSETMSMEKVKKKEIKSGEKRRGRPPTLSSVKFKLSQVKDTSDIHKGSKETKENLKKIKRAPSTTFQHAAKIKKLRTGKLSPLKSKFKTGGKLQIGRKAVQIVRRRGRPPSSERLKTASPLVINSQLEKPQRVRKEKDGTPPLTKEEKTAVRQSPRRIKPVRIIPSTKRTDATIAKQLLQRAKKGAQKKIEKEAAKLQGRKGRTQLKNIRQFIMPVVSAISSRIIKTPKRFIEDEDYDPPIKIARLESTPNSRFSATSCGSSEKSSAASQHSSQMSSDSSRSSSPSVDTSTDSQASEEMQALSEERSNTPEVHTPLPISQSPETDNGDRRSRRFSMSERSFGQRAAKKLSTLQSVSQQQSSSSPPPPLLTPPPPLQPATGISDHTPWLMPPTIPLASPFLPTSAAPMQEKRKSILREPTFRWTSLKHSRSEPQYFSSAKYAKEGLIRKPVFDNFRPPPLTPEDVGFASGFSASGATAPARLFSALHSGTRFDMHKRSPLLRAPRFTPSEAHSRIFESVTLPSSVSRTTAGTSVTGISSRKRKRRVFSPIRSEPRSPSHSMRTRSGRLSTSDLTTLTPQSSVSSSLTSMSVSSLATSALNSTFTFSSPPLTQSGESAERSQRPRKQISTPTEPFSSTNPTPLFPWFTPSPQTERGRNKDRATEELSKDKDVDKSVEKDKSREKDREREKENKRESRKEKRKKGLEIQSSSALFPVGRVSKEKANEDVAAASSAKKAAGRKKSTAIDPVADAAAVALVDMTAGKTKMPKKSRGGLEKSDLDLSPTVPPLEKDKALRLSAPSSSTVKHSTSSISSMLAQADKLPMTDKRVASLLKKAKAQLYKIEKSKSLKQADQPKAQGQESDSSETSVRGPRIKHVCRRAAVALGRKRAVFPDDMPTLSALPWEEREKILSSMGNDDKSSIAGSEEAEPLAPPIKPIKPVTRNKAPQEPPVKKGRRSRRCGQCPGCQVPEDCGVCTNCLDKPKFGGRNIKKQCCKMRKCQNLQWMPSKAYLQKQAKVVKKKEKKSKTNEKKESHSGKNQVDSGQKPAPQTVLAKEDNALKKSSEPARKPSEEKNEEGNTSVPVLESKQVTASGARKTGKQAPQPLQVPLCQPPSSGPLKKEVSKTIPSEPKKKQTPLPELGIEQSKQKKVTPRPSFPVKQKPKEKEKLPPINKPENSTLNLLSTLSNGSSSKQKTPTDGVHRIRVDFKEDCEVENVWEMGGLGILTSVPITPRVVCFLCASSGHVEFVYCQVCCEPFHKFCLEESERPLEDQLENWCCRRCKFCHVCGRQHQATKQLLECNKCRNSYHPECLGPNYPTKPTKKKKVWICTKCVRCKSCGSTTPGKGWDAQWSHDFSLCHDCAKLFAKGNFCPLCDKCYDDDDYESKMMQCGKCDRWVHSKCENLSDEMYEILSNLPESVAYTCINCTEQHPAEWRLALEKELQVSLKQVLTALLNSRTTSHLLRYRQAAKPPDLNPETEESIPSRSSPEGPDPPVLTEVSKQEEQQPLDLEGVKRKMDQGGYTSVLEFSDDIVKIIQAAINSDGGQPEVKKANSMVKSFFIRQMERVFPWFSVKKSRFWEPNKVTSNSGMLPNAVLPPSLDHNYAQWQEREENNHTEQPPLMKKIIPAPKPKGPGEPDSPTPLHPPTPPISSSDRSREDSPELNPPPDVEDNRQCALCLKYGDDSANDAGRLLYIGQNEWTHVNCALWSAEVFEDDDGSLKNVHMAVIRGKQLRCEFCQKSGATVGCCLTSCTSNYHFMCSRAKNCVFLDDKKVYCQRHRDLIKGEVVPENGFEVLRRVFVDFEGISLRRKFLSGLEPENIHMMIGSMTIDCLGILNDLSDCEDKLFPIGYQCSRVYWSTTDARKRCVYTCKIMECRPPVIEPDINSTVEHDENRTIAHSPAPPTAETLSKESRNTPEMVNPPSPDRPLHSQTSSSCYYPLISKGPRVRTPIYPLTQRSPGSRPLPSAGSPTPTTHEIVTVGDPLLSSGLRSIGSRRHSTSSLSQQQSKLRMIFPTRVGNTYSRHTVPGVSSIGSSSEHESSSKNIDSFKGSVNLSAPSALAQNSPNSSSSPRTVATSGNKTCHLGGSQSSEIKHSTSSELMSKSTSSKGEKTKLLSSKDSDSSAHSFASSGNTKMSTQVLSTSGIELNIHKKGTFQEPSSATLSSKDTMPFPSFHQRGPRKDRDLHMDLIQPEKIPSVEDLDGKNLKPAGMSSRSSAASDHVVSVCRDRRQKGKKLTKDTYKEKHSVKPFTDSSQLTTCDEGSLKPEFINQVLATEQISQRLCSNVSAEKTGDKSPPTQGASKAPLVQVEVASKEAQAPRKRTVKVTLTPLKMESESQSKNAQKENDAESQSKGAEPTALTELSSTSESQGDGSVVQGSPSDTPTQESQNNSYPNLPVEDRNLMLQDGTKAQEDGSYKRRYPRRSARARSNMFFGLTPLYGVRSYGEEDIPFYSNSTGKKRGKRSAEGQVDGADDLSTSDEDDLYYYNFTRTVVSSSAEERLGSHNLFKEEEQCNLPKISQLDGVDDGTESDTSVTATTRKVNQVTKRSGKENGTENLKLDRAEEAGEKVQVTKSSTGHKTDPKIDNCHAVSRVKTQGQDSLEAQLSSLDTGRRAHASTPSEKNLLDTFNTELLKSDSDNNNSDDCGNILPSDIMDFVLKNTPSMQALGESPESSSSELLTLGEGLGLDSNRGKDMGLFEVFSQQLPTAEPVDSSVSSSISAEEQFELPLELPSDLSVLTTRSPTVPSQNRNRLAVISESSLSSSGERSILALPSTESGEKRVTVTEKSASGEGDATLLSPGVDPSPEGHMTPDHFIQGHIDAEHIASPPCASVEQGHGSNQDLTRNSGTPGLQVPVSPTVPLQNQKYVPNSTDSPGPSQISNAAVQTTPPHLKPATEKLLVVNQNMQPLYVLQTLPNGVTQKIQLTPSGSSAQSVMETNTSVLGPMGSALTLTTELNPSLPSSQSLFPPTSKGLLPMSHHQHLHTFPTATQSGFPPNIGSPASGLLIGVQPPPDPQLLVSEASQRTDLGTTVTTPTSGLGKKRPISRLQSRKNKKLAPSGTPSAIAPSDMVSNMTLINFAPSQLSNSPLDLGTLGNSTSHRTVPNIIKRSKSGVMYFEQASLLPQGVAAAPAAAVGTSPSIIGPDAGHLTTGPVSGLASNSSVLNVVSMQATAAPSTGGSVPGHVLGQGSVTLTSPGLLGDLGSISNLLIKASQQSLGLQEQHMTLPPGSGMFSQLGTSQTPATAAMTAASSICVLPSAQTMGMTVAQSSTDPEGPYQLQHMTQLLAIKNASSQLDLATASAPQLSSFPQLVDIPNNTGLEQSKVSSTAMHASSASPGGSPSSGQQSASSSVLGPTKMKPKIKRIQPPLDKANGKKHKTSHMWTSPPEVHIPDRGANAVSQVSAAGTPAVKADIQDTSIDQLPQKPSGQPAGQMAVLTEPQSVQNTANEQENTGPKAPEEEEGTFSSPLMFWLQQEQKRKESLGEKKPKKGLVFEISSDDGFQICAESIEDAWKSLTDKVQEARSNARLKQLSFAGVNGLRMLGIIHDAVVFLIEQLYGAKHCHNYKFRFHKPEETNEPPLNPHGSARAEVHLRKSAFDMFNFLASKHRQPPEYNPNDEEEEEVQLKSARRATSMDLPMPMRFRHLKKTSKEAVGVYRSPIHGRGLFCKRNIDAGEMVIEYSGNVIRSILTDKREKYYDSKGIGCYMFRIDDSEVVDATMHGNAARFINHSCEPNCYSRVINIDGQKHIVIFAMRKIYRGEELTYDYKFPIEDASNKLPCNCGAKKCRKFLN; this is encoded by the exons GATGAGCAGTTCCTAGGTTTTGGCTCAGATGAAGAGGTCAAAGTACAAAGTCCCACCAAATCTCCCACAG tgaaGTCTAGTCCACGAAAACCTCGTAGGAGACCCAGAAGCAGTCCTGATCCAAGTTCAGCTGCACACTCAGACTCTTCGTCAGTGTGTTCTCCCCTGAGCAAGTCTGAAACCATGTCCATGGAAAAGGTAAAGAAGAAGGAAATTAAAAGTGGGGAAAAGAGACGAGGAAGACCTCCAACTCTTAGTAGTGTGAAGTTCAAGTTATCACAAGTAAAGGACACATCAGATATTCATAAGGGGAGCAAAGAAACAAAAGAGAatctgaagaaaataaaaagggcACCGTCCACTACATTTCAGCATGCTGCAAAAATCAAGAAGTTACGAACTGGTAAACTCTCCCCACTGAAGTCTAAATTCAAGACTGGGGGGAAACTTCAGATTGGGAGGAAAGCGGTTCAGATTGTGCGCAGGAGAGGAAGGCCACCGTCTTCGGAACGTTTAAAGACTGCCTCACCACTAGTCATTAATTCACAGCTGGAGAAACCCCAGAGGGTACGTAAGGAGAAAGATGGCACACCACCACttacaaaagaagaaaagactGCTGTCAGACAGAGCCCCCGCAGGATTAAGCCTGTTAGGATTATTCCTTCTACCAAGAGGACAGATGCAACAATTGCTAAGCAACTCTTGCAGAGGGCTAAAAAGGGGGCACAAAAGAAGATTGAGAAAGAAGCAGCTAAACTGCAGGGTAGAAAGGGAAGAACTCAGCTCAAAAACATCCGGCAGTTCATCATGCCAGTTGTGAGTGCTATCTCTTCGCGGATCATTAAAACACCCAAGCGATTCATTGAAGATGAAGACTATGATCCTCCTATTAAAATAGCTCGCCTAGAGTCCACACCAAACAGCAGGTTTAGTGCTACATCTTGTGGGTCCAGTGAAAAATCAAGTGCGGCTTCTCAGCACTCATCTCAGATGTCTTCAGATTCCTCACGATCTAGTAGTCCTAGTGTAGATACATCTACCGACTCTCAGGCGTCCGAGGAGATGCAGGCACTTTCCGAAGAGCGCAGCAATACTCCAGAAGTTCATACCCCTTTACCTATTTCTCAGTCCCCTGAAACTGATAACGGTGATAGGAGAAGCAGGAGGTTTTCAATGTCAGAAAGGAGTTTCGGGCAAAGGGCAGCTAAAAAACTGTCGACCTTGCAAAGTGTGTCCCAGCAGCagtcctcttcctctcctcctccacctctgctcactcctcccccacccttacaGCCTGCTACTGGCATCTCAGACCACACGCCGTGGCTTATGCCTCCAACAATACCGTTGGCTTCACCTTTTCTGCCCACCTCTGCTGCACCCATGCAAGAGAAACGGAAATCAATTCTACGAGAACCAACATTCAGGTGGACCTCTCTGAAGCATTCTAGGTCAGAACCACAGTACTTTTCCTCAGCAAAGTATGCCAAAGAAGGTCTCATCCGTAAACCAGTATTTGATAACTTTAGACCCCCACCACTGACGCCAGAGGATGTTGGCTTTGCATCTGGTTTTTCAGCATCTGGTGCTACGGCTCCAGCTCGCTTGTTTTCTGCTCTTCATTCTGGAACAAGATTTGATATGCACAAAAGAAGTCCTCTGCTTCGAGCTCCAAGATTCACTCCAAGTGAGGCCCACTCCAGAATTTTtgaatctgtaaccttgccttcATCTGTTAGTCGAACCACTGCAGGAACTTCTGTGACAGGCATATCTTCTAGGAAACGAAAGAGAAGAGTGTTTAGCCCGATCCgatcagaacccagatctccttcGCACTCCATGAggacaagaagtggaagacttaGTACCTCTGACCTGACAACTCTCACCCCTCAATCTTCTGTCTCTTCCTCACTAACTAGCATGTCTGTTAGTTCTCTTGCCACTAGTGCCTTAAACTCAACTTTTactttttcttcccctcccctgacccAGTCTGGGGAATCAGCAGAGAGAAGCCAGAGACCAAGGAAGCAGATCAGCACTCCAACTGAGCCTTTCTCATCCACTAATCCTACTCCTCTGTTTCCCTGGTTCACACCAAGTCcccagacagagagagggagaaataaAGACAGGGCTACTGAGGAACTGTCCAAAGATAAAGACGTTGACAAAAGTGTGGAAAAGGacaagagcagagagaaagacagagagcGAGAAAAAGAGAACAAACGCGAATcaagaaaagagaaaaggaaaaaagggttaGAAATTCAAAGTAGCTCCGCTTTATTTCCTGTAGGTAGAGTGTCCAAAGAAAAAGCTAATGAAGATGTTGCAGCAGCATCTTCCGCTAAAAAAGCTGCAGGGCGGAAGAAGTCTACAGCAATAGATCCTGTAGCAGATGCTGCCGCTGTGGCTCTTGTAGATATGACAGCTGGCAAAACCAAAATGCCTAAGAAAAGTAGAGGGGGCTTAGAAAAATCCGATCTAGATCTAAGCCCCACTGTTCCGCCCCTGGAGAAAGACAAAGCCCTACGCCTCTCTGCTCCTTCGTCAAGCACTGTTAAACATTCCACTTCCTCCATCAGCTCGATGTTGGCTCAAGCGGACAAACTTCCAATGACCGATAAGAGGGTGGCCAGTCTCCTAAAAAAGGCTAAAGCCCAGCTGTACAAGATTGAGAAGAGCAAATCCCTCAAACAAGCGGATCAGCCAAAAGCCCAG GGTCAAGAGAGTGATTCATCAGAGACTTCAGTGCGAGGACCACGAATAAAACATGTCTGCAGGAGGGCGGCTGTAGCACTAGGCCGTAAGCGGGCAGTGTTTCCTGATGACATGCCTACTCTGAGTGCCTTACCATGGGAAGAACGAGAGAAGATATTGTCTTCCATGGGAAATGATG ATAAGTCATCAATAGCTGGCTCAGAAGAGGCTGAACCCCTTGCTCCACCTATCAAACCAATTAAGCCAGTTACCAGAAACAAGGCACCCCAAGAGCCTCCAGTGAAGAAAGGTCGGCGCTCAAGGCGCTGTGGGCAGTGCCCAGGCTGCCAGGTTCCAGAGGACTGTGGTGTCTGTACTAACTGTCTAGACAAACCGAAGTTTGGTGGGCGCAACATAAAGAAACAGTGCTGCAA GATGAGGAAATGCCAGAATCTGCAATGGATGCCTTCAAAAGCTTATCTCCAGAAGCAAGCTAAAG TTgtgaaaaagaaagagaagaaatccAAGACCAATGAAAAGAAAGAGAGCCATTCTGGGAAGAACCAAGTGGATTCTGGACAGAAACCAGCTCCTCAGACTGTTTTAGCAAAAGAAGATAATGCCTTGAAGAAGAGCAGTGAACCTGCCCGAAAGCCAAGTGAGGAGAAAAATGAAGAGGGAAATACCTCTGTCCCAGTGTTGGAGTCCAAACAGGTCACTGCTTCTGGTGCCAGAAAAACTGGCAAACAGGCACCTCAGCCATTGCAAGTTCCCCTTTGTCAGCCGCCTAGCTCAGGACCACTGAAAAAAGAAGTATCTAAAACCATACCTAGCGAGCCCAAGAAAAAACAGACACCCCTACCAGAATTAG GCATAGAGCAAAGCAAACAGAAGAAAGTTACTCCCCGTCCAAGTTTCCCTGTGAAACAGAAACCAAAAGAAAAG gaaaaacttcctccaATCAACAAGCCAGAGAACAGCACACTGAATTTGCTCAGTACGCTGTCAAATGGAAGCAGTTCCAAGCAAAAGACACCTACAGATGGGGTCCACAGGATCAGAGTGGACTTCAAG GAGGACTGTGAAGTGGAGAACGTTTGGGAGATGGGTGGGCTAGGCATTCTGACCTCGGTACCTATCACTCCCAGGGTGGTCTGCTTTCTCTGTGCCAGCAGTGGACACGTGGAG TTTGTGTATTGTCAGGTCTGTTGTGAGCCCTTCCACAAGTTCTGTTTAGAAGAGAGTGAGCGCCCTCTGGAGGACCAGTTGGAAAACTGGTGCTGTCGTCGTTGCAAGTTCTGTCATGTATGTGGAAGACAGCATCAGGCAACAAAG caGTTGTTGGAGTGTAATAAGTGCCGAAACAGCTATCACCCTGAGTGCCTGGGACCAAACTACCCAACAAAACCCACCAAGAAAAAGAAAGTTTGG ATCTGTACCAAATGTGTTCGCTGCAAGAGCTGTGGTTCAACAACTCCAGGCAAAGGATGGGATGCACAGTGGTCTCATGACTTCTCACTGTGTCATGATTGTGCCAAACTCTTTGCTAAAG GAAACTTCTGCCCACTCTGTGACAAGTGCTATGATGACGATGACTATGAGAGTAAGATGATGCAGTGTGGGAAGTGTGATCGCTGGGTCCACTCCAAATGTGAAAATCTTTCAG ATGAGATGTATGAAATCCTCTCTAACCTTCCTGAGAGTGTGGCATACACTTGCATTAACTGCACAGAGCAGCACCCTGCCGAATGGCGGCTGGCACTGGAAAAGGAGCTGCAAGTTTCTTTGAAGCAGGTTTTAACAGCCTTGTTAAATTCCAGGACTACCAGTCACTTACTACGTTACAGACAG GCAGCCAAACCACCGGATTTAAATCCTGAGACAGAAGAGAGTATCCCATCCAGAAGTTCTCCCGAAGGTCCAGATCCTCCTGTTCTAACAGAGGTCAGcaagcaggaggagcagcagcctcTGGACCTGGaaggagtgaaaagaaaaatggaTCAAGGAGGTTACACTTCCGTG TTGGAATTTAGTGACGATATTGTGAAGATTATTCAAGCAGCCATTAATTCAGATGGAGGGCAACCTGAAGTTAAAAAAGCTAATAGCATGGTCAAGTCCTTCTTTATTCGG CAAATGGAGCGTGTTTTTCCATGGTTCAGTGTAAAAAAATCCAGGTTTTGGGAGCCAAATAAAGTAACAAGCAA CAGTGGGATGTTGCCGAATGCAGTGCTGCCCCCTTCACTTGACCATAATTATGCTCAGTGGCAGGAGCGTGAAGAGAATAACCACACTGAACAGCCCCCTTTGATGAAGAAAATCATTCCAGCTCCAAAACCCAAAGGGCCTGGAGAACCAGATTCACCAACTCCGCTGCATCCGCCGACACCACCTATCTCTA GCTCTGATAGAAGCCGGGAGGATAGCCCTGAACTTAATCCACCTCCTGATGTGGAAGACAATAGGCAGTGTGCACTCTGTCTGAAATATGGTGATGATAGTGCTAAC GATGCTGGACGTCTCCTGTACATTGGCCAGAATGAATGGACACATGTAAACTGTGCTCTATGGTCAGCAGAAGTGTTTGAGGATGATGATGGGTCTCTGAAAAATGTACACATGGCTGTGATCAGAGGGAAGCAGTTG AGATGCGAGTTCTGCCAAAAGTCAGGCGCCACAGTAGGCTGCTGTCTTACTTCCTGCACTAGCAACTATCACTTCATGTGCTCCCGAGCCAAGAACTGTGTCTTTCTGGATGATAAGAAAGTGTACTGCCAGCGGCATCGTGACTTGATCAAAGGAGAG GTGGTACCGGAGAATGGGTTTGAAGTTCTTAGAAGAGTTTTTGTGGACTTCGAAGGGATCAGTTTGAGAAGAAAATTTCTTAGTGGCCTGGAGCCAGAAAACATCCACATGATGATTG GTTCAATGACTATAGACTGCTTAGGAATTCTGAATGATCTGTCAGACTGTGAAGACAAGCTGTTCCCCATTGGTTATCA GTGTTCCAGGGTGTACTGGAGCACAACAGACGCTCGGAAGCGCTGTGTGTATACTTGTAAGATCATGGAATGTCGACCTCCTGTCATAGAGCCAGATATCAATAGCACTGTAGAGCATGATGAGAACAGGACAATTGCTCATAGTCCAGCACCCCCAACAG CAGAAACTCTATCCAAAGAGAGTCGAAATACACCAGAAATGGTAAACCCTCCATCTCCAGATCGTCCCCTGCATTCTCAAACCTCCAGTTCCTGTTACTATCCTCTGATCTCAAAAGGTCCCAGGGTCAGGACACCAATCTATCCCCTAACACAGCGGTCTCCTGGGTCTAGGCCTTTGCCCTCTGCAG GAAGTCCTACACCAACGACCCATGAAATAGTAACAGTGGGAGATCCTTTATTATCCTCTGGACTTAGAAGCATTGGCTCTAGGAGACACAGTACCTCCTCTTTGTCACAACAGCAGTCAAAACTCCGAATGATTTTTCCCACGAGAGTTGGGAACACTTACTCCAGACACACTGTGCCTGGAGTATCTAGTATCGGATCCTCTTCCGAGCATGAATCAAGCTCAAAAAATATAGACAGCTTCAAAGGGTCAGTGAATTTAAGTGCTCCAAGTGCTTTAGCTCAAAATAGCCCTAACTCTTCAAGCTCTCCGAGAACGGTAGCTACAAGTGGAAATAAAACTTGTCATTTGGGTGGATCTCAGTCTTCAGAAATAAAACACTCTACCAGTTCAGAGTTGATGTCCAAAAGCACATCTTCAAAGGGAGAGAAGACAAAATTGTTGAGCTCAAAGGACTCAGATTCTTCAGCTCATAGCTTTGCTTCATCTGGGAATACTAAAATGTCCACCCAAGTGCTTAGTACATCAGGCATAGAATTAAACATTCATAAAAAGGGAACTTTTCAAGAACCTTCTTCTGCAACACTTTCTTCCAAAGATACAATGCCCTTTCCATCTTTCCATCAGAGAGGCCCAAGGAAAGATAGAGACCTACATATGGACCTCATACAACCAGAAAAAATCCCTTCTGTTGAAGACTTAGATGGAAAGAACTTAAAGCCTGCTGGAATGAGTAGCAGGTCTTCTGCAGCAAGTGACCACGTGGTTTCTGTTTGCAGAGACAGACgacagaaaggaaaaaagttaACAAAAGACACTTACAAAGAAAAACATTCTGTAAAACCTTTTACAGACTCGAGTCAATTGACCACCTGTGATGAAGGAAGCTTAAAACCAGAATTCATAAATCAGGTTTTGGCAACTGAACAGATTAGTCAGAGGTTGTGTAGTAATGTTTCTGCTGAGAAAACTGGGGATAAGTCTCCACCTACACAAGGGGCATCTAAAGCTCCATTGGTGCAAGTTGAAGTAGCCTCAAAGGAAGCACAGGCTCCTAGAAAACGCACAGTTAAAGTAACCCTGACTCCTCTTAAGATGGAAAGTGAAAGCCAATCTAAAAATGCACAGAAAGAAAATGATGCCGAATCGCAGAGTAAGGGTGCAGAACCAACTGCTTTGACAGAGCTGTCTTCAACTTCTGAAAGCCAAGGAGATGGTTCTGTTGTCCAGGGAAGTCCAAGTGATACTCCTACCCAGGAATCTCAAAATAATTCTTATCCGAATCTGCCTGTTGAAGACAGAAACTTGATGCTTCAGGATGGAACTAAAGCTCAGGAAGATGGTTCCTACAAGCGGAGGTATCCCCGGCGAAGTGCTCGGGCAAGATCTAACATGTTCTTTGGATTAACTCCTTTGTATGGTGTGAGATCTTATGGAGAGGAAGACATTCCATTTTACAGCAACTCAACTGGGAAGAAGCGAGGAAAGAGGTCTGCAGAAGGACAAGTAGATGGTGCAGATGACTTAAGTACTTCGGATGAAGATGACTTGTACTACTACAATTTCACCAGGACAGTGGTTTCCTCAAGTGCAGAAGAGAGGCTTGGATCCCATAATTTATTCAAGGAGGAGGAGCAGTGCAATCTTCCAAAAATCTCCCAGTTAGATGGTGTGGATGATGGAACAGAAAGTGATACAAGTGTTACAGCAACAACAAGAAAAGTAAATCAGGTAACCAAAAGAAGTGGCAAAGAAAATGGGACTGAAAACTTAAAGCTTGATCGAGCTGAAGAAGCTGGAGAGAAAGTACAGGTCACCAAGAGCTCCACTGGCCATAAGACTGACCCAAAGATTGATAATTGCCATGCTGTGAGCAGGGTTAAAACACAGGGTCAGGATTCCTTGGAAGCTCAGCTGAGTTCCTTGGACACAGGCCGTAGAGCTCATGCTAGCACACCCTCAGAGAAGAACTTATTGGATACTTTTAACACAGAACTGCTAAAATCAGACTCTGACAATAACAATAGCGATGACTGTGGAAACATTCTGCCTTCGGACATCATGGACTTTGTACTAAAGAATACACCATCGATGCAGGCTTTAGGAGAAAGCCCGGAGTCCTCTTCATCTGAACTTCTAACACTGGGGGAAGGGCTAGGTCTTGATAGTAATCGTGGCAAGGACATGGGTTTGTTTGAAGTGTTTTCTCAACAGCTGCCAACTGCTGAACCAGTGGATAGTAGCGTTTCTTCCTCTATATCAGCAGAGGAGCAGTTTGAGTTGCCTTTAGAACTTCCATCAGATCTCTCCGTTCTAACTACTCGTAGTCCTACTGTGCCCAGCCAAAACCGCAACAGGCTTGCTGTAATTTCGGAGTCTTCACTCTCATCTTCAGGAGAGAGGTCTATACTGGCTTTACCTTCCACAGAATCTGGAGAGAAGAGAGTTACAGTCACAGAAAAATCTGCCTCCGGTGAAGGGGATGCAACTCTTTTAAGCCCAGGGGTAGACCCAAGCCCTGAAGGACATATGACTCCTGATCACTTCATCCAAGGTCACATAGATGCAGAGCACATAGCCAGCCCACCTTGCGCCTCAGTAGAGCAAGGACATGGCAGCAACCAGGATTTAACTAGGAACAGCGGTACTCCTGGACTCCAAGTGCCAGTATCGCCTACTGTTCCTCTTCAAAACCAAAAATACGTTCCAAACTCCACTGACAGTCCTGGTCCATCTCAGATTTCTAATGCTGCAGTACAGACAACCCCGCCGCACCTAAAACCAGCCACTGAAAAACTTCTGGTAGTCAATCAGAACATGCAGCCTCTGTATGTCCTCCAGACTCTTCCCAATGgtgttacacaaaaaatacagcTGACTCCTTCTGGTAGTTCTGCACAGAGCGTAATGGAGACCAATACTTCAGTGCTAGGGCCCATGGGCAGTGCACTTACATTGACTACGGAATTAAATCCAAGCCTGCCATCATCTCAGTCTTTATTCCCCCCCACTAGCAAAGGACTGTTGCCTATGTCCCATCACCAGCATTTGCATACCTTTCCCACAGCTACTCAGAGTGGTTTCCCACCAAATATTGGCAGTCCTGCATCAGGTCTCCTTATTGGTGTACAGCCACCTCCTGATCCTCAACTTTTAGTGTCTGAAGCAAGCCAGAGGACAGACCTTGGCACTACAGTTACCACCCCAACATCTGGCCTTGGGAAGAAAAGGCCAATATCCCGACTGCAGTCACGAAAGAATAAAAAGCTAGCTCCGTCCGGAACCCCTTCTGCCATAGCTCCTTCAGATATGGTTTCCAACATGACTTTGATTAATTTTGCTCCCTCCCAACTTTCCAACAGCCCATTAGATTTGGGGACCCTTGGAAATTCGACATCCCATAGGACTGTTCCCAATATTATTAAAAGGTCTAAGTCTGGAGTCATGTATTTTGAGCAAGCGTCTTTGCTGCCCCAAGGTGTGGCAGCGGCCCCTGCTGCGGCAGTTGGCACTTCACCCAGCATTATTGGACCAGATGCCGGCCACCTCACGACAGGGCCGGTGTCGGGACTAGCATCAAATTCATCAGTGCTGAATGTAGTATCCATGCAGGCCACAGCAGCACCTAGCACTGGTGGGTCAGTACCTGGCCACGTTTTGGGACAGGGTTCTGTAACATTAACTAGCCCTGGATTGTTGGGAGACCTTGGCTCAATAAGCAATCTCTTGATCAAAGCCAGTCAGCAAAGTCTTGGTCTTCAGGAACAGCACATGACTTTGCCACCAGGTTCTGGGATGTTTTCACAACTGGGGACGTCACAGACTCCAGCTACAGCAGCAATGACAGCTGCATCAAGCATATGTGTATTGCCTTCCGCACAGACTATGGGCATGACAGTTGCTCAATCATCCACTGACCCAGAAGGTCCCTATCAGCTTCAGCATATGACACAACTTTTAGCCATCAAAAATGCTTCTTCCCAGCTGGACCTTGCCACCGCTTCAGCACCTCAGTTGTCAAGCTTTCCACAGCTAGTGGACATTCCTAACAACACAGGCCTTGAGCAAAGCAAGGTTTCCTCAACTGCAATGCATGCCAGTTCAGCTTCGCCTGGAGGCTCCCCGTCATCTGGCCAACAATCTGCAAGTAGCTCAGTGCTCGGTCCCACAAAAATGAAGCCAAAAATTAAACGAATTCAACCGCCTTTAGACAAAGCGAATGGAAAGAAGCATAAAACTTCTCACATGTGGACCAGTCCCCCTGAAGTACACATTCCAGACAGAGGGGCCAATGCTGTATCCCAGGTCTCAGCTGCAGG GACTCCCGCAGTGAAGGCAGACATTCAAGATACAAGTATAGATCAGCTACCACAAAAGCCATCTGGGCAGCCTGCAGG GCAAATGGCAGTTCTTACAGAGCCGCAGTCAGTGCAGAACACAGCAAATGAGCAAGAAAATACAG GACCCAAAGCtcctgaggaggaggaaggcacTTTCAGCTCCCCACTTATGTTTTGGCTGCAGCAAGAACAAAAGAGGAAAGAAAGCCTTGGTGAGAAGAAGCCAAAGAAAGGACTAGTGTTCGAGATCTCAAGTGATGATGGTTTTCAGATCTGTGCAGAAAGTATTGAAG ATGCCTGGAAATCACTGACTGATAAAGTTCAAGAAGCTCGTTCCAATGCCCGTCTGAAGCAGCTATCATTTGCAG GTGTGAATGGTTTGAGGATGCTGGGGATTATCCATGACGCTGTTGTGTTCCTGATTGAGCAGCTTTATGGAGCAAAGCATTGCCACAATTATAAATTTAGGTTCCACAAACCAGAGGAGACCAATGAACCCCCATTGAATCCCCATGGCTCTGCTAGGGCAGAAGTCCACCTCAG GAAGTCAGCATTTGATATGTTCAATTTCCTGGCTTCTAAACACCGACAGCCACCAGAATACAACCCCaatgatgaggaagaggaggaagtgcAGCTGAAGTCTGCTCG GAGGGCAACTAGTATGGATCTGCCAATGCCCATGCGATTCCGACACTTGAAGAAGACCTCCAAGGAGGCAGTTGGTGTCTACAG